From Haloglomus litoreum, the proteins below share one genomic window:
- a CDS encoding SLC13 family permease codes for MLAVFAIIVVALVLFATEPVPIDITAIGVMVSLMVLGTAGPLDLTGISPQEGISGFASGATITVLAMFILSAGVQRTGVVQILGRKLAALTGDSEVRQLGATIGAVGPISGFINNTAAVAILLPMVTDIAHEGKTSPSKLLLPLSYASMFGGTLTLIGTSTNILASEVAADLGVPNAPFSMFQFTALGIVVSIAGTIYLFTLGNYLTPERIKAREDLTEEFEMGEYLTEVTVREDSPIVGDTIRDALVETDFDVDIVQLIRGNEVFLEPLGPKTIQAGDIFALRTDRDTLVEIMDVDGLDLVARTVDEAELEAAEEEANNLVEVVVAPGSFLVGETLASTNFRQRYDATVLAFRRGPELIRQRMDRTRLKVGDTLLIQATADSIERLADRRDFIIAQEVERPDFRQSRIPVAVGIVGVVVGVAALDILPIVVSALAGALLMVLTGCLKPTEVYEDVQWDVIFLLAGVIPLGLAMEETGGADFIAEGIVMSAGSLPLVVVLGLMYVVTATLTNIISNNAAVVLMIPVAFEAATQIGASAYAFVLAVTFAASTAFMTPVGYQTNLFVYGPGGYRFTDYLKVGTPLQVLLAVVTTVGITVLVGV; via the coding sequence CTGGCCCGCTCGACCTGACCGGCATCTCGCCGCAGGAGGGCATCTCGGGGTTCGCCTCGGGGGCGACGATCACGGTGCTGGCGATGTTCATCCTGAGCGCCGGCGTCCAGCGGACGGGCGTGGTCCAGATCCTCGGCCGCAAACTGGCGGCCCTGACCGGCGACAGCGAGGTCCGGCAACTGGGCGCCACCATCGGCGCCGTCGGGCCCATCTCCGGGTTCATCAACAACACCGCCGCCGTCGCCATCCTGCTGCCGATGGTGACCGACATCGCCCACGAGGGGAAGACCTCGCCGTCGAAACTGCTGCTCCCGCTCTCGTACGCCTCGATGTTCGGCGGCACCCTCACCCTCATCGGCACCTCGACCAACATCCTCGCCAGCGAGGTGGCCGCCGACCTGGGCGTGCCGAACGCGCCGTTCTCGATGTTCCAGTTCACCGCGCTCGGCATCGTCGTCAGTATCGCGGGCACCATCTACCTGTTCACGCTGGGGAACTACCTCACGCCCGAGCGCATCAAGGCCCGCGAGGATCTGACCGAGGAGTTCGAGATGGGCGAGTACCTGACGGAGGTGACGGTGCGGGAGGACTCGCCCATCGTCGGCGACACCATCCGCGACGCGCTGGTGGAGACGGACTTCGACGTCGACATCGTCCAGCTCATCCGGGGCAACGAGGTGTTCCTCGAGCCGCTCGGGCCGAAGACCATCCAGGCCGGCGACATCTTCGCGTTGCGGACCGACCGGGACACCCTGGTCGAGATCATGGACGTCGACGGCCTGGACCTCGTCGCGCGCACCGTCGACGAGGCCGAACTGGAGGCCGCCGAGGAGGAGGCGAACAACCTCGTCGAGGTCGTGGTCGCGCCCGGCTCCTTCCTCGTCGGCGAGACGCTCGCGTCGACGAACTTCCGCCAGCGCTACGACGCGACGGTGCTGGCGTTCCGGCGCGGCCCCGAACTCATCCGACAGCGGATGGACCGCACCCGTCTCAAGGTGGGTGACACGCTGCTCATCCAGGCGACCGCCGACTCCATCGAGCGGCTCGCCGACCGTCGGGACTTCATCATCGCCCAGGAGGTCGAGCGCCCGGACTTCCGCCAGTCGCGCATCCCGGTCGCGGTGGGCATCGTCGGCGTCGTCGTCGGCGTCGCCGCGCTCGATATCCTCCCCATCGTCGTCTCGGCGCTCGCGGGCGCGCTCCTGATGGTCCTCACCGGCTGCCTGAAACCGACCGAGGTGTACGAGGACGTCCAGTGGGACGTCATCTTCCTGCTCGCGGGCGTCATCCCGCTCGGTCTGGCGATGGAGGAGACCGGCGGCGCCGACTTCATCGCCGAGGGCATCGTCATGTCGGCGGGCTCGCTCCCGCTCGTCGTCGTCCTCGGCCTGATGTACGTCGTCACCGCCACGCTCACCAACATCATCTCCAACAACGCGGCCGTGGTGCTGATGATTCCGGTCGCGTTCGAGGCCGCCACGCAGATCGGTGCCTCGGCCTACGCGTTCGTCCTGGCCGTGACGTTCGCCGCCTCGACGGCCTTCATGACGCCGGTCGGCTACCAGACCAACCTCTTCGTCTACGGTCCCGGCGGCTACCGGTTCACCGACTACCTCAAGGTGGGGACGCCCCTGCAGGTGCTGCTCGCCGTGGTGACGACGGTCGGCATCACGGTGCTGGTCGGGGTGTAG